In the genome of Montipora foliosa isolate CH-2021 chromosome 3, ASM3666993v2, whole genome shotgun sequence, one region contains:
- the LOC137997862 gene encoding uncharacterized protein, with the protein MPSNDDMVARISAAVCSALRNSNSQQQRTVGRPRISLPKETIEGYFDMGYSVSQTAEACGVSRSALYCRMQQLGISYRDQFSSLDNNSLDREVRDIKINHPNCGEMMITGHLRARGVIV; encoded by the exons ATGCCTTCCAACGATGACATGGTAGCAAGAATCTCTGCTGCAGTTTGCAGCGCACTTAGAAATTCTAATTCTCAGCAACAG AGAACTGTTGGTCGTCCCCGAATATCTCTACCAAAAGAAACTATTGAAGGCTACTTTGATATGGGATATTCTGTGTCTCAGACTGCTGAAGCATGTGGTGTGTCTCGGTCGGCTCTGTACTGTAGAATGCAGCAACTGGGTATATCCTACAGAGATCAGTTTTCTAGCCTTGACAATAATAGTTTGGACAGAGAAGTAAGAGATATCAAGATTAATCATCCGAACTGTGGAGAAATGATGATAACCGGCCATTTAAGAGCAAGAGGAGTAATTGTCTAA